From Humibacter ginsenosidimutans, a single genomic window includes:
- a CDS encoding DEAD/DEAH box helicase, which translates to MPKNQKPAGRPNFDPYAKKSNGQKTYGAKSGSKPGSRSAGHRGYRPEDADAPKKRRWTSDERAARGHAAERPRGTRDDARGDARRDARGERDYSRTERGNGGYRGQRDERPARDDRPRYDRNGRDDRRSYGGERRSYDDRQGRNDRGGRRYDDQRGARRYDDDRPRRRFDDDARPARRFDNDARPARRFDNDERPARRYDDDRPRRRFDDGDRQPRRFDDRPARRFDNDDRPARRFDGDRAPRREDDRPRRSFDDRPRRSFNDDRPRRSFDDRPARRFDGERGDRRSDAPRERRESDFYPKRDEQHSFSPADDVVLERLQAEAIEASDVDGVSFGDLGLGGNIVRALSELGAEAPFPIQAATIPEVLAGRDVLGRGRTGSGKTIAFGAPLVERLMQLWAESGRANGKRTMGRAPRALIMAPTRELALQIDRTVQPIARSVGLFTTQIYGGVPQARQVGALRRGVDIVIGTPGRIEDLIAQGHLDLSEVAITVLDEADHMCDLGFLEPVQRILRQTSEGGQKLLFSATLDSGVANLVDEFLVEPAVHEVAGEDQASGTIDHRVFVIEHREKGQIVEQLADRDGKTLVFARTRAFAEQLADQLDDAGIPAVSLHGDLSQSRRQRNLDKLSNGRVSVLVATDVAARGIHVDDIDLVIQADAPDEYKTYLHRSGRTGRAGKQGTVVTLIPRQRRRRMTELLGRAEIQAEFEEVAAGDARISDLVVAAD; encoded by the coding sequence ATGCCCAAGAACCAGAAGCCTGCCGGCCGACCGAACTTCGACCCCTACGCGAAGAAGTCGAACGGCCAGAAGACGTACGGCGCGAAGTCGGGTTCCAAGCCCGGCAGCCGCAGCGCCGGCCACCGCGGCTACCGCCCCGAGGATGCGGATGCGCCCAAGAAGCGCCGCTGGACCTCCGACGAGCGCGCCGCCCGCGGTCACGCCGCCGAGCGTCCGCGCGGCACTCGCGACGATGCTCGCGGCGATGCGCGCCGTGACGCTCGCGGCGAGCGCGACTACTCGCGTACCGAGCGCGGCAACGGCGGATACCGCGGCCAGCGCGACGAGCGCCCGGCGCGCGACGACCGCCCGAGGTACGACCGCAACGGTCGCGACGACCGTCGCTCGTACGGTGGCGAGCGTCGTTCGTATGACGATCGCCAGGGCCGCAACGACCGTGGCGGCCGTCGGTACGACGACCAGCGCGGCGCGCGTCGTTACGACGACGACCGCCCGCGTCGCCGCTTCGACGACGACGCCCGCCCTGCCCGTCGCTTCGACAACGACGCCCGCCCTGCCCGTCGCTTCGACAACGACGAGCGCCCTGCCCGTCGTTATGACGACGACCGTCCCCGTCGCCGCTTCGACGACGGTGACCGCCAGCCGCGTCGCTTCGACGACCGCCCGGCCCGCCGTTTCGACAATGACGACCGTCCCGCCCGTCGCTTCGACGGCGACCGTGCGCCGCGTCGTGAGGATGACCGTCCGCGTCGCTCCTTCGACGACCGTCCGCGTCGGTCTTTCAACGACGACCGTCCCCGCCGTTCCTTCGACGACCGTCCCGCGCGCCGCTTCGACGGCGAGCGCGGCGACCGTCGTTCGGATGCGCCCCGCGAGCGCCGTGAGTCCGACTTCTACCCGAAGCGTGACGAGCAGCACTCCTTCTCGCCGGCCGACGACGTCGTGCTCGAGCGGCTGCAGGCCGAGGCGATCGAGGCATCCGATGTCGACGGCGTGAGCTTCGGTGACCTCGGACTCGGTGGCAACATCGTGCGCGCACTCTCCGAGCTCGGCGCCGAGGCGCCGTTCCCGATCCAGGCAGCGACCATCCCCGAGGTGCTCGCGGGTCGTGACGTGCTCGGCCGCGGCCGCACCGGCAGTGGCAAGACCATCGCGTTCGGCGCCCCGCTCGTGGAGCGCCTCATGCAGCTGTGGGCCGAGTCGGGTCGTGCGAACGGCAAGCGCACCATGGGTCGCGCGCCGCGCGCGCTGATCATGGCGCCGACCCGTGAGCTCGCCCTGCAGATCGACCGCACCGTGCAGCCGATCGCCCGCAGCGTGGGTCTCTTCACCACCCAGATCTACGGCGGCGTGCCGCAGGCCCGTCAGGTGGGTGCGCTGCGCCGCGGCGTCGACATCGTGATCGGCACGCCCGGTCGCATCGAGGACCTCATCGCGCAGGGGCACCTCGACCTCAGCGAGGTCGCCATCACGGTGCTCGACGAGGCCGACCACATGTGCGACCTCGGATTCCTCGAGCCGGTGCAGCGCATTCTGCGCCAGACCTCGGAGGGCGGCCAGAAGCTGCTGTTCTCGGCGACGCTCGACTCCGGTGTGGCCAACCTGGTCGACGAGTTCCTCGTGGAGCCGGCGGTGCACGAGGTGGCGGGTGAGGATCAGGCATCCGGAACCATCGACCACCGTGTGTTCGTCATCGAGCACCGCGAGAAGGGCCAGATCGTCGAGCAGCTCGCCGATCGCGACGGCAAGACGCTCGTCTTCGCGCGCACCCGCGCGTTCGCCGAGCAGCTGGCCGACCAGCTCGACGACGCGGGGATCCCCGCGGTGTCGCTGCACGGCGACCTGAGCCAGTCGCGCCGTCAGCGCAACCTCGACAAGCTGTCGAACGGACGCGTCTCGGTGCTGGTGGCGACGGATGTCGCCGCGCGGGGCATCCACGTCGACGACATCGACCTGGTCATCCAGGCGGATGCCCCCGACGAGTACAAGACGTACCTGCACCGCTCGGGCCGCACCGGCCGCGCGGGCAAGCAGGGCACCGTCGTGACGCTCATCCCGCGTCAGCGCCGTCGTCGCATGACCGAGTTGCTCGGTCGCGCCGAGATCCAGGCGGAGTTCGAGGAGGTCGCGGCGGGCGACGCGCGCATCAGCGACCTCGTCGTCGCCGCGGACTGA
- a CDS encoding low temperature requirement protein A: MTSRRPPALGRTGHVASRVSTLELLFDLVFVYAVSQVAEAIVEHPTAVVAVQAAITVGVVWWMYDAYSWLTNQAAEQTLVSRLLLLTAMAAFLVMSLALPDAWGRYGLLFGVSYAVVVVIHAGLFIGRGGTSSVRAMLRVGPLNLLAAASLIAAGFVTGPLDWLFWLLPFVFFAISATVARRVGFALGPAHFVERHGAVMIIVFGESIVSVGAGLARHELPAAVIGAIATVAVVAALWWCYFSGDDERAVRVMEHASPPRRASLGVTAFYVDHLVMIVGLIYLASGLHGSLVDALAVAPAAFVWFIAAGVAVFLLGEAAYRVTLGLGFAVWRLVGAVLALATGLVGLAAPVIVQLAVIVVVVVLMLMVEWGTRGRAATG, encoded by the coding sequence GTGACCTCCCGCAGACCTCCCGCGCTTGGCCGCACCGGCCACGTCGCCTCGCGGGTGTCGACGCTCGAGCTGCTGTTCGACCTCGTCTTCGTGTATGCGGTGAGCCAGGTGGCGGAGGCGATCGTGGAGCATCCCACCGCCGTCGTGGCCGTGCAGGCGGCGATCACGGTCGGGGTCGTGTGGTGGATGTACGACGCCTACTCCTGGCTCACCAACCAGGCCGCGGAGCAGACGCTGGTCAGCCGGCTGCTGCTGTTGACCGCGATGGCGGCGTTCCTCGTGATGTCGCTGGCCCTCCCGGATGCCTGGGGCCGGTACGGCCTGCTGTTCGGCGTCTCGTATGCGGTCGTCGTCGTCATCCACGCGGGTCTCTTCATCGGTCGAGGCGGCACGAGCAGCGTGCGCGCGATGCTCAGGGTCGGACCGCTGAACCTGCTGGCGGCAGCGAGCCTGATCGCGGCCGGCTTCGTCACCGGCCCGCTCGACTGGCTGTTCTGGCTGCTGCCGTTCGTGTTCTTCGCGATCTCGGCGACGGTCGCGCGTCGAGTGGGGTTCGCTCTCGGGCCCGCGCACTTCGTCGAGCGCCACGGCGCCGTGATGATCATCGTGTTCGGCGAGTCGATCGTGTCCGTGGGCGCGGGGCTGGCCAGGCACGAACTCCCGGCGGCGGTCATCGGCGCGATCGCGACCGTCGCTGTCGTCGCTGCGCTGTGGTGGTGCTACTTCTCCGGAGATGACGAACGCGCGGTGCGGGTGATGGAGCACGCGTCGCCGCCGCGTCGCGCCAGCCTCGGAGTGACGGCGTTCTACGTGGACCACCTCGTGATGATCGTGGGGCTGATCTATCTGGCATCCGGTCTGCACGGCTCGCTGGTGGATGCGCTGGCGGTGGCTCCCGCAGCGTTCGTGTGGTTCATCGCGGCGGGCGTCGCGGTCTTCCTGCTCGGCGAGGCGGCCTATCGCGTGACGCTCGGTCTCGGTTTCGCCGTGTGGCGGCTCGTCGGCGCGGTGCTGGCCCTGGCCACGGGCCTCGTCGGGCTGGCGGCGCCGGTGATCGTGCAGCTCGCCGTGATCGTGGTCGTCGTCGTGCTGATGCTCATGGTGGAGTGGGGAACGCGCGGGCGCGCCGCGACCGGCTGA
- a CDS encoding DUF4760 domain-containing protein has protein sequence MDATATATWVLVGVSLLSAGFIGWQLIDATRARNAQTTFLRRQETMRVYVSGRAGQGGSGVELPRDSDPDAVAALIEKAKTDELSRRAIRDYLNYWESIATGARFGVLDRDMLAAQVGPKLEHIWTSYSPYIQWIRSTEVPPTFMVELEGLLREWRKASMSVA, from the coding sequence GTGGACGCCACGGCGACAGCGACATGGGTCTTGGTCGGCGTGAGCCTGCTCAGTGCCGGGTTCATCGGGTGGCAGCTCATCGATGCGACGCGGGCGCGCAATGCGCAGACGACGTTCCTCCGGCGCCAGGAGACCATGCGGGTGTACGTGTCGGGCCGCGCGGGTCAGGGCGGCTCCGGTGTCGAGCTGCCGAGAGACAGTGATCCGGATGCCGTCGCCGCCCTCATCGAGAAGGCGAAGACGGACGAACTGTCGCGTCGCGCCATCCGCGACTACCTCAACTATTGGGAGTCGATCGCCACCGGCGCGCGGTTCGGCGTGCTCGATCGGGACATGCTGGCCGCCCAAGTGGGCCCCAAGCTCGAGCACATCTGGACCAGCTACTCGCCGTACATCCAGTGGATCCGCTCGACCGAGGTCCCGCCGACGTTCATGGTGGAACTCGAGGGCCTGCTGAGGGAGTGGCGCAAGGCATCCATGTCAGTGGCGTGA
- a CDS encoding arylsulfatase — protein MSHDGVQRAALPIPDLAYTGTVTYDATDPDTHYPPITELRPPAGAPNVAVILIDDCGFGASSAFGGPIATPNFERLAAKGLKYTRFHTTALCSPTRAALLSGRNHHSVGMGGITEIATSAPGYNSLRPNDCAPLAETLRLNGYSTAQFGKCHEVPVWETSPVGPFGHWPTPGGGFEYFYGFIGGETNQWYPALYEGTTPVEPWGTPEQGYHFMADMTDKAVAWVRQQKALAPDKPFFTYFAPGATHAPHHVPTEWADTYKGKFDQGWDRLREETFARQKELGVIPQDADLTPRNEGIPSWDEMSDELKPVLAREMEVYAGFLAYADHYVGAFLDSLDDMGVLDDTLVYLIIGDNGASGEGTMKGTTNESFTLNGMTALETDEFLIAHKDELGTPRSYNHYAVAWAHAMDTPYQWTKQIASHWGGTRNGTIVSWPNGIRARGEIRNQFAHVIDVAPTVLEAAGIPEPHTVNGVTQRPYEGVAMNYSFDDGDAEERHTTQYFEMFGNRAIYHKGWTAVARHKFPWQGSTHGLDEDVWELYDVEKDWTQSHDLASKEPERLAELQRLFLIQAARFNVLPMDVRSIERFNPDLAGRPTLVKGDSQIFFPGMKRLTENSVLSIKNKSHTVTAKISVPDGGAEGAIIAQGGAFGGWSLYLKNGALAYAYNLLGVRTEHVRSDRALTSGEHEVRMQFAYAGGGLAKGGTVTLYDGEEIMGTGAISATMPMTISVDESVDVGRDIATRVTDDYTGGEFTGTIDWVRLDIGDDDQSHLVDPHHLVANAMMRQ, from the coding sequence ATGTCTCACGATGGAGTCCAGCGCGCCGCGCTTCCCATCCCGGATCTCGCCTACACCGGCACCGTCACGTACGATGCCACCGATCCGGACACGCACTACCCTCCCATCACCGAGCTGCGGCCGCCGGCGGGTGCGCCGAACGTGGCCGTCATCCTGATCGACGACTGCGGGTTCGGGGCATCCAGCGCCTTCGGCGGCCCGATCGCCACCCCGAACTTCGAGAGGCTCGCTGCAAAAGGGCTCAAGTACACCCGGTTCCATACGACCGCGCTCTGCTCGCCGACGCGCGCCGCCCTGCTGTCCGGACGCAACCACCACTCCGTCGGCATGGGTGGCATCACCGAGATCGCGACCAGTGCCCCCGGCTACAACTCGCTGCGTCCCAACGACTGCGCGCCGCTGGCCGAGACACTGCGCCTCAACGGATACTCAACGGCCCAGTTCGGAAAGTGCCACGAGGTGCCGGTGTGGGAGACCAGCCCCGTCGGGCCCTTCGGCCACTGGCCCACCCCGGGCGGCGGCTTCGAGTACTTCTACGGGTTCATCGGCGGCGAGACGAACCAGTGGTACCCGGCTCTCTACGAGGGCACCACGCCGGTCGAGCCGTGGGGCACGCCGGAGCAGGGATACCACTTCATGGCGGACATGACGGACAAGGCAGTGGCCTGGGTCCGGCAGCAGAAGGCGCTCGCTCCCGACAAGCCGTTCTTCACCTACTTCGCTCCCGGAGCCACCCACGCGCCCCACCACGTGCCGACCGAATGGGCGGACACGTACAAGGGCAAGTTCGACCAGGGCTGGGACAGGCTTCGCGAGGAGACCTTCGCCCGCCAGAAGGAACTGGGCGTCATCCCGCAGGATGCCGACCTCACCCCGCGCAACGAGGGCATCCCGTCGTGGGATGAGATGAGCGACGAGTTGAAGCCGGTGCTGGCCCGCGAGATGGAGGTCTACGCCGGGTTCCTTGCGTACGCCGACCACTACGTCGGCGCATTCCTCGACTCGCTCGACGACATGGGCGTGCTGGATGACACGCTCGTCTACCTGATCATCGGCGACAACGGCGCCTCAGGCGAGGGCACCATGAAGGGCACGACCAACGAGTCGTTCACCCTGAACGGCATGACGGCACTGGAGACCGACGAGTTCCTCATCGCGCACAAGGACGAGCTGGGCACGCCGCGCTCGTACAACCACTATGCCGTGGCCTGGGCGCACGCCATGGACACTCCCTACCAGTGGACCAAGCAGATCGCCTCGCACTGGGGCGGCACCCGCAACGGCACCATCGTGTCCTGGCCCAACGGAATCCGGGCGCGAGGCGAGATCCGCAATCAGTTCGCGCACGTCATCGACGTCGCCCCCACCGTGCTCGAGGCCGCAGGCATCCCCGAGCCGCACACGGTCAACGGCGTCACACAGCGCCCCTACGAGGGCGTCGCCATGAACTACTCGTTCGACGACGGGGATGCCGAGGAACGGCACACCACGCAGTACTTCGAGATGTTCGGCAACCGAGCCATCTATCACAAGGGCTGGACGGCGGTCGCCCGCCACAAGTTCCCCTGGCAGGGCTCGACGCACGGTCTCGACGAGGACGTTTGGGAGCTCTACGACGTGGAGAAGGATTGGACCCAGTCGCACGACCTCGCGTCGAAGGAACCGGAGAGACTGGCCGAGCTGCAGCGGCTTTTCCTCATTCAGGCGGCTCGATTCAATGTGCTGCCGATGGACGTGCGTTCCATCGAGCGCTTCAACCCCGATCTGGCCGGACGGCCGACCCTTGTCAAGGGCGACAGCCAGATCTTCTTCCCCGGCATGAAGCGGCTCACCGAGAACTCAGTCCTTAGCATCAAGAACAAGTCGCACACGGTGACCGCGAAGATCTCCGTGCCCGACGGCGGCGCCGAGGGCGCCATCATCGCGCAGGGCGGCGCATTCGGCGGCTGGAGTCTCTACCTCAAGAACGGTGCACTGGCCTACGCCTACAACCTGCTCGGCGTGCGCACCGAGCACGTGCGATCGGATCGCGCCCTCACGTCGGGCGAGCACGAGGTACGGATGCAGTTCGCGTACGCAGGAGGCGGCCTTGCGAAGGGTGGAACGGTCACCCTCTACGACGGAGAAGAGATCATGGGCACAGGGGCCATCTCGGCGACCATGCCGATGACCATCTCCGTCGACGAATCGGTGGATGTCGGCCGCGACATCGCGACTCGGGTCACGGATGACTACACGGGCGGCGAATTCACCGGAACCATCGACTGGGTGCGACTCGACATCGGCGACGACGACCAGTCCCACCTCGTCGACCCCCACCACCTCGTGGCGAACGCCATGATGCGGCAATAG
- a CDS encoding efflux RND transporter permease subunit encodes MHSLAILSMKNRALIALVTIVVAVFGGIALTNLKQELTPSIDFPELVIVTSYPGASPQVVENDVSTPIESAIQNVPNLDSTSAVSSTNQSLITAKFDYGSDLDTAEQKINQAINNISSRLPSGVQPQVFAGSISDLPILELAVTSDQSEKQLAADIDRLVLPDITKMDGVASAQLIGAVGQRVTITPDPAKMAADGVSVQSIQTALQQNGVLVGAGSITADGKTLNVQAGQTITSVDEIAKLPLVTSTSASTGSAASSAADRAGSEGAGSSQSAAAAEAAQAAQTPAVHTIGDVATVAITDDPTTSISRVNGKPALTIAVTKTPTANTVEVSNEVKKQVSGFEASLGHNAKFTSVFDQAPFIEQSINSLAEEGLLGLLFAVVIILIFLLSIRSTLVTAISIPTSVLITFIGMWASGYTLNIITLGGLTIAIGRVVDDSIVVIENIKRHLVAGVDRAQSILSAVREVAGAVTASTITTVAVFLPIAFVGDVTGELFRPFAVTVTIALLSSLLVALTIVPVLAYWFLRPPKPKKAKNGVTAEQQADDEASHMSIGEAVASGHDELEHPSRLQRGYLPIINFTLKHSAVTIIVAVLVLGGTLALAPLMKTNFLGSSGQNTLSVTQTFEPGTSLQAEDDAATVVEKKLRGIDGIETVQLSIGTSGSALADAFGGGGANTASFSITTDENADQDALQATVQKQLKGLDVPGDLQVSSSAGFGGSSSIEVDITASNQADLHAATDSVVDQLDKLSSVNQVTSNLASTLPYIAVSVNRTTAAEYGLSEVAVGTQVSQAMQPTQTGTVSINDTSLTIYIADKNQPMTVDALKNLQIQTVRGPQPLSTLADVHDAKGPATVTTQKGLQSAAVTANPVGDDLTTANTQVSNALKKVDLPSGASATIGGVTADQGSAFSQLGLAMLAAILIVYVVMVATFKSLRQPLLLLVSIPFAATGAIGLQIISGVPLGVASLIGMLMLIGIVVTNAIVLIDLVNQYRTKGLSVPDAVRHGASRRLRPILMTALATIFALLPMALGVTGHGGFISQPLAIIVIGGLVSSTLLTLVVLPTLYNLVEGARDRRRARKAAKRGGGDAAGGAGDGGTGGGPGGGSTEPTPPASDAPSTPDEPSPTVPEPTPAG; translated from the coding sequence GTGCACTCCCTTGCCATTTTGAGCATGAAGAACCGTGCTCTCATCGCGCTGGTCACGATCGTGGTGGCCGTGTTCGGCGGCATCGCGCTGACGAACCTCAAGCAGGAGCTGACGCCCTCGATCGACTTTCCGGAGCTCGTGATCGTCACCAGCTATCCGGGTGCCTCGCCGCAGGTCGTCGAGAACGACGTGAGCACGCCCATCGAGTCGGCCATTCAGAACGTGCCGAACCTCGACAGCACCTCCGCGGTGAGCAGCACGAACCAGTCGCTCATCACGGCCAAGTTCGACTACGGCTCCGACCTCGACACCGCGGAGCAGAAGATCAACCAGGCCATCAACAACATCTCGTCGCGACTGCCCTCCGGCGTGCAGCCGCAGGTGTTCGCCGGCAGCATCTCCGACCTGCCGATCCTCGAGCTGGCCGTCACCAGCGACCAGAGCGAGAAGCAGCTCGCCGCCGACATCGACCGCCTGGTGCTGCCCGACATCACCAAGATGGACGGCGTCGCCTCCGCGCAGCTCATCGGCGCCGTCGGACAGCGCGTGACCATCACGCCCGACCCGGCCAAGATGGCCGCCGACGGCGTGAGCGTTCAGTCCATCCAGACCGCGCTGCAGCAGAACGGCGTGCTCGTCGGGGCCGGCTCCATCACCGCCGATGGCAAGACGCTCAATGTGCAGGCAGGGCAGACGATCACCTCGGTCGACGAGATCGCGAAACTGCCGCTCGTGACCTCGACATCGGCGTCGACCGGGTCGGCGGCGTCGAGCGCCGCGGACCGCGCGGGGTCCGAGGGTGCAGGGTCCTCGCAGAGCGCCGCCGCGGCCGAGGCGGCTCAGGCCGCCCAGACTCCTGCAGTGCACACCATCGGCGACGTCGCGACGGTGGCGATCACGGATGACCCCACCACGTCGATCTCGCGTGTGAACGGCAAGCCCGCGCTCACCATCGCGGTCACGAAGACGCCCACCGCCAACACGGTGGAGGTGTCGAACGAGGTGAAGAAGCAGGTCTCGGGCTTCGAGGCATCCCTCGGACACAACGCGAAGTTCACGTCGGTCTTCGACCAGGCGCCGTTCATCGAGCAGTCGATCAACTCGCTGGCCGAGGAGGGACTGCTCGGCCTGCTGTTCGCCGTGGTCATCATCCTGATCTTCCTGCTCTCGATCAGGTCGACGCTCGTGACGGCCATCTCCATTCCCACGTCGGTGCTCATCACCTTCATCGGCATGTGGGCCAGCGGCTACACGCTCAACATCATCACGCTCGGCGGTCTGACCATCGCCATCGGGCGTGTCGTGGATGACTCCATCGTGGTCATCGAGAACATCAAGCGACATCTCGTGGCCGGGGTCGATCGCGCGCAGAGCATCCTCTCGGCGGTGCGCGAAGTGGCTGGTGCCGTCACCGCGTCGACCATCACGACCGTCGCGGTGTTCCTGCCGATCGCCTTCGTCGGCGACGTGACAGGTGAGCTGTTCCGGCCGTTCGCGGTCACCGTGACCATCGCCCTGCTGTCGTCGTTGCTCGTGGCGCTCACGATCGTGCCGGTGCTCGCGTACTGGTTCCTGCGCCCGCCGAAGCCGAAGAAGGCGAAGAACGGCGTGACGGCCGAGCAGCAGGCCGACGACGAAGCGAGCCACATGTCGATCGGCGAGGCCGTGGCGAGCGGGCACGACGAGCTCGAGCATCCATCGCGCCTGCAGCGCGGCTACCTGCCGATCATCAACTTCACGCTGAAGCACTCTGCGGTGACGATCATCGTCGCCGTGCTGGTGCTGGGCGGAACGCTGGCGCTCGCGCCCCTGATGAAGACGAACTTCTTGGGATCGAGCGGGCAGAACACCCTCTCGGTGACGCAGACCTTCGAGCCGGGCACGAGCCTGCAGGCCGAGGACGACGCGGCGACCGTGGTCGAGAAGAAGCTCCGGGGAATCGACGGCATCGAGACCGTGCAACTCTCGATCGGCACGTCGGGCAGTGCGCTCGCGGATGCCTTCGGCGGCGGCGGTGCGAACACCGCCAGCTTCTCGATCACCACCGACGAGAACGCCGACCAGGATGCCCTGCAGGCCACGGTGCAGAAGCAGCTCAAGGGCCTCGACGTGCCTGGCGATCTGCAGGTGTCGTCGAGCGCCGGCTTCGGCGGATCGAGCAGCATCGAGGTGGACATCACCGCGTCGAACCAGGCCGATCTGCACGCCGCGACCGACTCCGTGGTCGACCAGCTCGACAAGCTGAGCTCGGTGAACCAGGTGACGAGCAACCTCGCCTCGACGCTGCCCTACATCGCCGTCAGCGTGAATCGCACCACGGCCGCCGAGTACGGCCTGAGCGAGGTGGCGGTGGGCACCCAGGTGTCGCAGGCCATGCAGCCGACGCAGACGGGAACCGTGTCGATCAATGACACGTCGCTCACCATCTACATCGCCGACAAGAACCAGCCGATGACGGTCGACGCGCTGAAGAACCTGCAGATCCAGACCGTGCGCGGCCCGCAGCCGCTGTCGACGCTCGCCGACGTGCACGACGCGAAGGGACCGGCGACGGTCACCACGCAGAAGGGTCTGCAGAGCGCGGCGGTCACCGCCAACCCCGTCGGCGACGACCTCACCACGGCGAACACGCAGGTGTCGAACGCGCTGAAGAAGGTGGACTTGCCGAGCGGGGCATCCGCCACCATCGGCGGCGTCACGGCCGACCAGGGAAGCGCGTTCTCCCAGCTGGGGCTGGCGATGCTCGCCGCCATCCTCATCGTGTACGTGGTGATGGTGGCGACGTTCAAGTCGCTGCGCCAGCCGCTGCTGCTGCTCGTCTCCATCCCGTTCGCGGCGACCGGCGCCATCGGGCTGCAGATCATCTCGGGCGTGCCGCTGGGCGTGGCATCCCTCATCGGCATGCTCATGCTGATCGGCATCGTGGTGACCAACGCCATCGTGCTCATCGACCTGGTGAATCAGTACCGCACGAAGGGACTGTCGGTGCCGGATGCCGTGCGGCACGGCGCGTCCCGCCGTCTGCGGCCCATTCTGATGACGGCTCTGGCGACGATCTTCGCGCTGTTGCCGATGGCGCTCGGCGTCACCGGACACGGCGGGTTCATCTCGCAGCCGCTGGCGATCATCGTGATCGGCGGCCTCGTGTCGTCGACGCTGCTCACGCTCGTGGTGCTGCCGACGCTGTACAACCTCGTGGAGGGTGCGCGCGACCGGCGGCGGGCGCGCAAGGCGGCGAAGCGCGGCGGCGGAGACGCGGCGGGTGGTGCGGGCGACGGCGGTACCGGCGGCGGCCCGGGCGGAGGCAGCACGGAGCCGACGCCGCCGGCATCCGATGCGCCGTCGACGCCGGACGAGCCGTCGCCGACCGTGCCGGAGCCGACCCCGGCCGGCTGA
- a CDS encoding LCP family protein yields MPKKGTAGGTAAGTRHGIARHGRLRRHPWGTFGKVVASVAVVAVASAMGIGVVAAVNLVSDAPPTVHLVGQTPGPIPDIGALQGGMNLLIAATDSRTGQGGAYGTTDDSSGVGLNDVTMLLHLSQDHSHAEVISFPRDLMIPFPQCPDGQGGWNSAMSQAQLNSSLVDGGLPCTVLVIKQLLDGLDIQGAGLIKFNGVVAMSNAVGGVPVCVGGEGIHDPDTDLDLDPGMHTLSGVTAAQFLRTRHGVNGGSDLARISNQQVFLSSLVRTIMSSGTLSDPVKVWSLAKAARTNITFSDNLNNLTTLYQIALALKGLSFDKITFVQYPVFDDPEDDNRVVPDDESAQTLVDAIKADKPLAVTAGTGSGSVASTASPSAAPSTSPSSSGGGTSGSPTPASTPVDLGDNVYGQNAATQTCSNGAG; encoded by the coding sequence ATGCCGAAGAAGGGGACCGCGGGCGGCACGGCCGCGGGGACGCGGCACGGGATCGCACGACACGGGCGGTTGCGCAGGCATCCATGGGGGACCTTCGGCAAGGTCGTCGCGTCAGTCGCCGTCGTCGCGGTCGCCAGCGCGATGGGCATCGGCGTCGTCGCCGCGGTGAACCTGGTGAGCGACGCGCCGCCGACCGTGCACCTCGTGGGGCAGACGCCGGGACCCATCCCCGACATCGGAGCGCTGCAGGGCGGCATGAACCTGCTCATCGCGGCGACCGATTCGCGCACCGGCCAGGGCGGCGCCTACGGCACCACCGACGACAGCTCGGGCGTCGGGCTGAACGACGTGACGATGCTGCTGCACCTCTCGCAGGACCACTCGCACGCCGAGGTGATCAGCTTTCCGCGCGATCTGATGATCCCGTTCCCGCAGTGTCCAGACGGCCAGGGCGGCTGGAACAGCGCGATGTCGCAGGCGCAGCTCAACTCGTCGCTCGTCGACGGCGGCCTTCCGTGCACCGTGCTGGTCATCAAGCAGCTGCTCGACGGCCTGGACATCCAGGGTGCCGGCCTCATCAAGTTCAACGGCGTCGTCGCCATGTCGAACGCGGTGGGCGGTGTGCCCGTGTGCGTCGGAGGAGAGGGCATCCACGACCCCGACACCGACCTCGATCTCGATCCCGGCATGCACACTCTGAGCGGTGTGACGGCAGCGCAGTTCTTGCGCACACGGCACGGCGTCAACGGCGGGAGCGATCTGGCCCGCATCAGCAACCAGCAGGTGTTCCTCTCCTCGCTGGTGCGCACGATCATGAGCAGCGGCACGCTCTCCGATCCGGTGAAGGTCTGGTCGCTCGCCAAGGCCGCCCGCACGAACATCACGTTCTCCGACAACCTGAACAACCTGACGACGCTCTACCAGATCGCTCTCGCGCTGAAGGGGCTGAGCTTCGACAAGATCACGTTCGTGCAGTATCCGGTGTTCGACGACCCGGAGGACGACAACCGGGTCGTGCCCGACGACGAGTCGGCGCAGACGCTGGTGGACGCGATCAAGGCGGACAAGCCGCTCGCCGTCACGGCGGGCACGGGCTCGGGGTCCGTGGCCTCGACCGCCTCGCCGTCCGCAGCCCCGAGCACGTCGCCTTCGTCCTCGGGCGGCGGCACGAGCGGATCGCCGACGCCGGCCTCGACCCCTGTCGACCTCGGCGACAACGTGTACGGCCAGAATGCCGCCACCCAGACCTGTTCGAACGGCGCCGGCTGA